A region from the Coffea eugenioides isolate CCC68of chromosome 9, Ceug_1.0, whole genome shotgun sequence genome encodes:
- the LOC113748463 gene encoding flavonoid 3'-monooxygenase-like produces MESTWLLLALAGTVALAFLSKALTHKRLKLNHPPGPKPWPIIGNLNLLGSIPHQSLHLLFQKYGEIMQLKFGSSPVVVASSPEMAKEFLQTHDNIFASRPATAAAKYTSYNCSGMLWAPYGPHWRQARKIYLTQIFSPKQLDFFESTRIEERRAFISRLYAQSGKPVVMRDHLMRLSLSTASQMVLSNKYFAQSEGDGSLVTFEEFQEMIDTWFLLGGVFNIGDWIPWLDRFDLQGYVKQMKELYKKFDKFHNHVLDDHQARRKTEKDFIPKDMVDILLQYAEDPDLQVKLTRDQIKGLIQDLLVGGTDTSASTVEWAMNELLKHPHLIEKATEELDRVIGRDKWVEEAVLSKLPFLGAIIKETFRLHPLATLLPPHYALEDCTVAGYHIAKGTTVFINTWSMGRNSKYWDSPEEFIPERFLGKDIDIKGHDFELLPFGSGRRMCPGYVLALKLVGTMLANLLHGFNWKLPHGMKPEEICMEEHYGLSIHPRISLAMIPEPRLPVNLY; encoded by the exons ATGGAAAGCACTTGGCTACTCTTAGCCTTGGCAGGGACTGTTGCATTGGCTTTTCTCTCAAAAGCATTGACTCACAAACGCCTCAAGCTAAATCATCCACCAGGACCAAAACCATGGCCTATTATTGGCAACCTGAACCTCCTCGGTTCAATCCCACATCAATCCTTGCACTTGTTGTTCCAGAAATATGGAGAAATCATGCAACTAAAATTTGGTTCCAGCCCTGTTGTAGTAGCTTCATCCCCTGAAATGGCAAAAGAATTCTTGCAAACGCATGACAACATTTTCGCCTCTCGGCCTGCAACTGCTGCTGCCAAATACACTAGCTACAACTGCTCCGGCATGTTATGGGCACCTTACGGTCCACACTGGCGACAAGCTCGTAAAATTTATCTAACCCAAATATTTAGTCCAAAACAACTCGACTTCTTCGAGAGCACACGCATTGAGGAAAGGCGTGCTTTCATTTCTCGTTTGTATGCTCAATCTGGAAAGCCAGTAGTTATGAGAGATCATCTAATGCGTCTTAGCCTCTCCACTGCAAGCCAGATGGTTTTGAGTAACAAGTACTTTGCCCAATCTGAAGGGGATGGATCTCTAGTTACCTTTGAAGAGTTCCAAGAGATGATAGATACATGGTTTTTGCTGGGTGGTGTGTTCAATATCGGGGATTGGATACCGTGGCTCGACAGATTTGACCTCCAAGGTTACgtaaagcaaatgaaagaacTTTACAAGAAATTTGATAAATTCCATAACCATGTGCTTGATGATCACCAGGCCAGGAGGAAAACGGAGAAAGATTTTATCCCCAAGGACATGGTGGACATTCTATTGCAATATGCTGAAGATCCTGATCTCCAGGTCAAACTCACCAGAGATCAGATAAAAGGGCTAATTCAG GACTTGCTTGTTGGTGGTACCGATACCTCGGCGTCCACAGTAGAATGGGCAATGAATGAACTTCTCAAACATCCACATCTCATTGAAAAGGCAACCGAAGAGCTTGATAGAGTGATAGGGCGAGATAAGTGGGTGGAAGAGGCTGTTTTGTCAAAGCTACCTTTTCTAGGGGCGATCATAAAGGAAACTTTTAGGTTACATCCACTGGCAACGCTGCTTCCACCCCACTATGCCCTTGAGGATTGCACTGTAGCTGGTTATCACATTGCTAAAGGAACAACGGTGTTTATAAACACATGGAGTATGGGGAGGAACTCAAAGTATTGGGATTCTCCTGAAGAATTCATTCCAGAGAGGTTTTTGGGGAAGGATATTGACATCAAGGGACATGACTTTGAGCTGTTGCCCTTTGGCTCAGGTCGGAGGATGTGCCCAGGCTATGTCCTTGCACTCAAACTTGTTGGAACAATGTTGGCCAACTTGTTGCATGGATTCAACTGGAAATTGCCTCATGGCATGAAACCAGAAGAAATTTGCATGGAAGAACACTACGGACTCTCAATTCATCCAAGGATTTCACTTGCTATGATCCCAGAACCACGTTTGCCGGTCAATCTCTATTAG